Sequence from the Microbacterium faecale genome:
TCTCCTTCGAGGAATGCCTTGCCGCTCCAGGAGTCGAGGCGGCCGATCTGGGTGACGCTGTATCCACTCATGCCCTCACGCTATCCGACGCCCATGTCCGCAAGTCTCCGACAAGTCCGGCGCGGTTCACAACGGACTTGTCGGAGACTTGCGGACTTGGCGCTGGCGCATTGGTTGGCGACGGGTACAGGCCACGCCGGTGGCTGGCTGGTGGTGTAGACATCCGATCTATGGGGGCTCCAAGTGGTAATCTGGGCGGGGATTGCACCACGCGGTCCGTAAACCTCAGATGTTCGGAGAAGAATTCATGCGACTTGCGCGACGCGGCGCACCGGGCGCGGAGAAGCCCGTTGTTCTCGAGGGCGACCAGGCCTTCGACCTGACCCCGCTCACCACCGATATCGATGGCGACTTCCTCGAATCGGGCGGAATCGAGCGCGTGCGTGAGGCCCTCGCCGCCGGATCGCTCCCCGTCGCCGACATAGACGGCACGCGCGTCGGCGCCCCCGTCGCGCGCCCGAGCGCCGTCTACTGCGTCGGCATGAACTACGCGGCGCACGCCGCCGAATCCGGATCCGCGCCGCCCGAGAACCTCGTGCTGTTCATGAAGGCTCCCAACACCGTGGTCGGACCGTTCGACGACGTGCAGATCCCGCGCTCGAGCTCGAAGACCGACTGGGAGGTCGAACTCGCCATCGTCATCGGCAAGCGGGCGAGCTACCTCGACAGCCGGGAGCAGTCGATCGACCACATCGCCGGCTTCACGATCGCGAACGACCTGTCAGAGCGCACGTGGCAGCTCGAGACGTCTGGCGGGCAGTGGGGCAAGGGCAAGTCGGCGCCCGGCTTCTCGCCCCTTGGCCCCGAGCTCGTCACCCCGGACGAGGTCGACGTGTCGGACCTGCGGCTGCGCAGCTTCGTCAACGGTGAGCCGCGACAGGACTCGCGCACCTCCGACCTCATCTTCGACGTGCCCTACATCGTGTGGCATCTCTCGCAGCACCTCACTCTCGAGCCGGGTGACGTGATCATGACAGGCACGCCGGAGGGTGTCGCCCTCTCGGGTCGCTTCCCCTACCTGAAGGCCGGCGACGTCGTCGAGCTCGACATCGAGGGCCTCGGATCCCAGAAGCAGGTGTTCGCGTGAGCGCTGGCGGAACGTTCGACGGGCTGAAGGCGATCGTCACCGGCGGCGCGAGCGGGATCGGCGCGGCCATCGTCGAGCGCCTGCGCGCAGAGGGTGCGCAGGTCGCGATCTTCGACCGCGAGGTGACCGACGGTCTCGTCGACGCTTACCGTGTGGACGTCACCGATGACCGCACCGTCCGCGAGGGCGTGGCCGCGGTCGCGGAGGACTTCGGCGGCATCGACATCGTTGTGAACAACGCCGGCATCGGTGCGCAGGGCACGATCGAGGACAACGACGACGATGAGTGGCACCGCGTCTACGATGTGAACGTCGTTGGGGCCGTGCGCGTCTCGCGTGCCGCCCTGCCGCACCTGCGTCAGTCTGCAGCGGCATCGATCGTCAACACGTGCTCGATCGCGGCGACCGCGGGCCTTCCCGCGCGCGCCCTTTACGGGGCGACGAAGGGCGCGGTTCTGTCGCTGACCCAGCAGATGGCGGCTGATCACCTGCGCGAGGGGATCCGCGTGAACTGCGTGAACCCCGGAACCGCCGACACACCATGGGTGGGGCGGCTGCTCGACTCGGCTCCGGATCCCGACGCAGAGCGCACGGCGCTCAACGCGCGCCAGCCGCACGGGCGGCTCGTGCGGGCGGACGAGGTGGCCGACGCGGTCGCGTACCTCGCGAGCCCGCGGGCCGGATCCACGACCGGAACCTCGCTCGCCGTCGACGGCGGCATGCAGGGCCTGCGCCTGCGTCCGGAGTAGTCCGCGCGGGAACGTGGGTCGCCAGAGTTTGCGGGCGCGCGTGCCGCGTCGCCGCAAACTTTGGCGACCCAGCGCGTGAGACCAGCGCGTGGGGACTACGCGATGAGCGACTCGGCGGCGAGCTCCGCCCAGAGATCCTCGGGGATCTCCAGGCGCATCCACTCGGCGTTCTGGCGGATCTGCGCGGCGCGGCTGCTGCCGGTCACGACCGTGCGCACTGTGGAGATGCGCGTCGTGTACTGCAGCGCCGCCGCCGGCAGCGGAACACCGTAGGAGCGGCAGACGTCGGCGATGCGGGTCGCCCGGTCGACGAGCTCCCGCGGCGCCTGGCCGTAGTCGTAGCGTGGATTGTCGGCGGGTTGGTCGCTTGCGAGCAGGCCCGAGTTGAACACCGACGCCGTCACGATGCCCGTCCCCGTGCGCTCGCAGGCCGGAACCGTGTCGGCGAGCGCCGGCTGCTCGAGCAGTGTGAGCCGACCCGCGACCATCAGGACGTCCAGCCCGCCCGATGCCGCGCCGAGCGCGAGCGCTCCCGCGTCCATGGATCCGAGCCCGGACGCCCGGACGACACCCTCGCGTTTCAGATCCGCGAGCGCGGCCGTTCCCGACGCGAGGTGGCGTTCGAGATCGCCGGACTGCTCGGGATCGTGCAGGTAGACGAGGTCGATCGACGTCAGGCCGAGCCGCTCGAGCGACTCCTCGATCGACCGGCGCACGCCGTCCGCGGAAAAGTCCCACTGCCGCTTGACGACGGTGGGCACGTGGTAGAAATTCTCGACGTCGAGCTGGTTCTCACCGCCGGGGTTGGGCACGAGCAGCCGCCCGGCCTTCGTCGAGAGAACGAACTCGTCGCGAGGCTTCGTGCGGAGGAACGCGCCGAGCCGTCGCTCCGAGAGGCCGAGGCCGTAGTGCGGGGCGGTGTCGAAGTAGCGCACGCCGGCGTCCCACGCGGCCTCCAGTACGGCAAGCGCGTCGTCATCGGTCACCGGGCGATTCAGGTTGCCGATTCCCGCGGCGCCGAAACCGAACGATGGCAACGCCAGGTCGCTTCGGCGAGAGACCTCACCCACGGAAGGTGTACTCCTCCCGGCTCGCCGCCAGCATCTCCATGCCGTTGCCCGGGGCGGTGGGCGCGTGGTAGACGCCGCCGCTCACGTCGGTGGGCGTCACGAAGTGCTCGTGGAGGTGATCGACGTACTCGATCACCCGACCTTCCGTCGTGCCGGTGACGGCGATGAAGTCGAACATCGACAGGTGCTGCACGGCCTCGCAGAGTCCGACGCCGCCTGCGTGGGGACAGACCGGAACGCCGAACTTCGCCGCCAGCAACAGAATCGCGATGTTCTCGTTCACACCGGCGACCCGAGTCGCGTCGATCTGCAGCACGCTCAGCGCATTCGCCTGCAGCAGCTGCTTGAACATCACGCGACCGCCGCAGTGCTCGCCGGTCGCCACCGGGATCGGCGCCACGCCCTTCGCGATCGCCGCGTGGGCGAGGATGTCGTCCGGGTTCGTCGGTTCTTCGATCCAGGCGATGTCGAACTCGGAGAGGCGCCCCATCCACTCGATCGCCTCGTCGACGCCCCATCGCTGGTTCGCGTCCGTGCCGATGCGGATGTCGGGTCCGACGGTCTCACGCGCGAGGCGCATACGTCGGATGTCATCGTCGACGTCACCGCCGACCTTGAGCTTGATCATGCGGAACCCGTCCGCCACGGCCTCGCGGCACAAGCGCGCGAGCTTCTCGTCCGAGTAGCCGAGCCAGCCGGGCGTGGTCGTGTACGCGGGATAACCGTGCTCGAGCAACTCGGCCTCGCGCGTGGCGCGGCCCGGCTCGGCAGCACGCAGGATCTGGAGTGCGTCATCGCGCGTGAGCGCGTCGGTGAGATAGCGGAAGTCGATCAGATCGACGATCTCCTCCGGGCTCATCCGCGCGAGCAGGCGCCACAGCGGAAGACTGGCGCGCTTCGCCTTCAGGTCCCACATGGCGTTGACGACGGCGCCGATCGCCATGTGCATGACGCCCTTCTCCGGTCCGAGCCAGCGCAACTGCGAGTCGCCGACGAGTCCGCGCCAGAAGGATCCCATGTCGTCGAGGATCGCCTCCACGTCGCGCCCGACAAGATGCGGCGAGAGGGCGCGGATGGCGGCAGTCTGAATGTCGTTGCCGCGCCCGATCGTGAAGACGAAGCCGTGGCCGGAGTGCCCGTCGTCCGCATCGGTGGTGATCTCGACGTATGCCGCCGAGTAGTCGGGGTCGGCGTTCATCGCATCGGAGCCGTCCAGCTGCTCGGATGTCGGGAAGCGGATGTCGACGGTGTCGACGGTGACGATCGTGCTCACGTGATCTCCTCGGGTTCTTGTTACAGCGTAGACATCCGATGTCTGTGCGGTCAATCGCGCGACGGGTAACCTTACGAGCGATGAGGATCACACGTCGCACGATGCTGTTGGGCGCGGGGGCTGGGGCGCTCACCGTCTTGCTGGCGTCGTGCACGCCGACTCCGGCCCCTCCGCCGGAGGAGACGCCCACGCGCGAGCCCACCGTCACGCCGACGCCTGTGGGGGAGATTCCCGCGGCGGCGGCGTACTTCCGCACGGCGTGGACCACGGATCCCTACGCCTACGGCGCGCGCAGCGTGACGCCCGTGGGTGCGACGACCGCTGACCGCGAGACGCTTGCGAACCCGCTCGGCAACCGCGTGTTCTTCGCGGGCGAGGCGACCAGCCAATCGGCGCCCGGCACGATCCGCGGTGCCGTCGAGTCGGGTGAGCGCGCCGCGCGCGAGGTCTCCGAGGCGATGGGCGAAGGCGAGCGGGTGGCCGTCGTCGGCGCCGGCGCGGCCGGAGCGACCGCGGCGCGCAGCCTCCTGGAAGCGGGTATCGACGTCACGGTTCTCGAGGCGCGTGATCGCGCCGGCGGCCGTCTGGCGACGCACGATAGCGACGACTGGCCCGTGCCGCCCCAGGCGGGCGCGTGGCTGCTCGGATCCGACGACACCGAGACGGCATCGCGGATGGCGCTGCTCGGAGTCGGCTCCGTGGCCGTCTCCGGCGTCGCGGGATTCTCGCGCGACGGCGAGGTCGCGCCCCCGTCGGGGGAGGACATCGCGAGCGCGATCGCCGATGTGAGGGCCGCGTCCTCCGATGTTTCCCTGGCCGACGCGATGGCAGAGGCGGGCCTCGCCGACTCTGACGAGCACGACGCATTCGTCGCGAGCCTGTCGGCGATGACGGGCATCGATCCCGCCACGGCCTCCAGCTGGTACGCGCCGACCCTGCCCGACGGATCCTTTGACGCGCTCGCGAGCGACGTGGCACCGTTCGTCGAGGCGCCGCTCGGCGACCTCGACGTGACGTACTCGACCACCGTCTCGAACGTCGTCCACGACGATTCCGGCGTGAGCCTGCGCCTGGCGGGCGGCGAGGCGCTGACTTACGACCGCGTGATCGTCACCGTGCCGCTCGGCGTGCTCAAGGCGGGCGCGATCGAGTTCGACCCGCCGCTGTCTTTTGCCCATCGCGGTGCGATCTCCGCACTCGAGATGGGCGCGATCGAGTCGATCTGGCTGCGGTACGACGCGCCGTTCTGGGCGACGTCGGCGGCGATCTGGCACGTCGTCGGCCCCGCGCGACCGACGCCGACCCCGGAGCCGACCGACGAGGATCCTGCCGCCGAAGACGAGACCGAGGAACCGACCGATCCGACGATTCGCACCTGGATCAATCTGCTCCCGACCACGGGCGAGCCGATCCTCGTCGGCCTCGTCGGCGGCCCTGCGGCGCGCGTCGTGGCAGAGCTCGACGACGACGCACTGCTGACTCTTGCTGCGGAGTCGCTCATGCCGTTCACGGATCCGGACGCTGCCGAGGACTGACAAGCGGCCGCCCTCGCCGAGCGTCTCGAAATCTCCCGAGAATCCGCGGGTCCGGCGAGCTTCTCGAGACGCTCGGCGAATTTCCCGATGCTCGGCAACACGACGTGGCCCGCTCCGCGACAGCGGAGCGGGCCACGTCGCAGATCAGATGCGTGCGCCGGCGATCCGGGCACCCTCGCCGAGGGAGGCGAGCTTCGCCCACGCGATCTGCTCGTGCACGCGACCGCCGAGCCCGCAGTCGGTCGCGGCGACAACCCGCTCGGGGCCGACGATCCGCGCGAAGCGTTCGATGCGCTGGGCGACGAGCTCGGGGTGCTCCACGAGGTTCGTCGAATGGCCGACGACGCCGGGCACGAGGACGAGATCGTCGGGGATGAGGTCCTTGTTCTCCTCCCACACCGTCCACTCGTGCTCGTGGCGGGCGTTGGCGGCCTCGAAAGAGATCTGCCCGACGTTCGCGCCCAGCACCGTCTTCAGGATGTGCTTCAATTCGATGTCGGTCGCGTGCGGGCCGTGCCATGAGCCCCAGCACAGGTGCAGGCGGATCTGCTCCTTCGGGAGGCCCTTGATCGCCTCGTTGATGGCATCGATGCGGAACTGCGTGAAGGCGTTGTAATCCTCGACCGTTGGCTCGGGCTGGATCTGGTCCCAGTTCTCGGCGAGCGACGGGTCGTCGAGCTGCAGGATGAGGCCCGCGTCGGTGATCGCCTTGTACTCCTCGCGCAGCGCGCGCGCCCAGGCCGTGATGTGCTCGTTCTCGGTCTCATAGAAGCTCGTCGTGATGCGGGCCGCGGATCCCGGGGCGATCGCGGTGATGAATCCGCGTTCGTCGTCGCGGAGCGCGCCCGTCAGGTGCGCGACATCGCTGGCGACCTTGTCGTGCCCCGTGTAGGTGATCTCGCCCGTGTTGGTCGGGAACGCGGTGGCGTTCCGGCCGGTGCCGATGCCGGCGGAGCGGTCCGCGTACGCCTCCGCGAACAGCTCGCGATCGCGCCGGTCGAGGAACGAGGTCAGCTGAATGTTGCCCGGCGTGCTCTCGACGCGCTCATAGGTGAAGAAGGAGTTGTCGGTCAGCTCGAGTCCCGACACGCGCTGGAACGAGTAGCCCCACCAGGCGCCGTAGTCGATCGGGTTCGACATGGCCTTGCCGAACTCCCCATCTCCGGGCTGGGTGATGCCGGCGCGGCGCTGCCGCTCGACGACGTCCGTGACGGCCGCCGCGACGAGCTCGCGGTACTCCGGCGTAGAGGTGAGGGTGAAGCCGTCGTCCTCGAAGGTGCGGGCTGCGTTGGCCTCGATCAGCTGCGAAGTGCGCGGCAGGCTCCCGGCGGTGGTGGTCTCGATCCGCGTCATAGCATCTCCTTGGGGTGGGTGGTGATTCGACGGTACCGAGCCGGCCACCGCCACCGCATGTCGCGTGACCTCGTGTGACTGTCCGGAACCGTCTCGCGCCAGCGGCTGAGCGCGATGAGGCCGCACGCGACGGCGGCGAATACGGACAGCGCGATCACGCACGTGCCGAGGAACTCCGGGATCCCGGAGACCTGCCGCAGGTCGAGGAAGTAGTACGGGTACCAGCCGATGTGCGACCCGCGCCACAAAGTGAAGACGCCCCACAGCACGGGATAGAGCAGGACGAAGGCGACGAGGCGCCAGCGCGCCGCGCGCCGGCCGGGTCCGATGTTCCACGCGACGATGGCGATCGCCGGCAGGAGGAAGTGCAGAACGTGGTCGGACCAGGGCACGGTCATCGGGACGCCGCGCACGCCCGATTGCCATACCAGGAGCGCGAACACGAGGCCCGCCGTGATCGTCCAGCTGAGGACGACCGTGCGCGCGTCGGTGAACCACCGCGGATCCTCGTCGCGCCGCATGGCGATCGCTCCGCCGATGACGGCGATGATCGCGAACGCGATGTTGGATTGGATCGTGAGGTACGCGAAGAAGTTCTGCCCGGCGATGGTCTGGGAGCTCAGGCCCCACAGCTGGCGGTGCACGAGGGCAACGACGCACAGCGCTGCGGCTCCGAACCGGACCGCTGCAAACCACTTCCGTGCCGTCACCGACCGCCCTCCCTCTCGGCGTGCAGTCGAGTCTACGGAGTGCGCCAGCCCGCCTCCCGGCGCGCGGGGGTCGCCGCGCAGAAGGCACTTACTGAATATCAATCGGTATGATACTTTGGCGATGCGCTGCGGCGCCCCGAACACAAGGATGTGGAGATACCCATGAGACTCAGCAGAATCGCGCCGACGGCTCTCGTCGCGCTGTCGGCCCTCGCGCTCGCCTCATGTGCGAGCGATGCCTCCTCGGAAACCGGAGGCGACGCGAGCCAGGGCGGCGACGCGAACGGATCCGTCAATACGGACGCGCCGCTGTACGACGCGCTGCCGGACGACATCAAGGACGCAGGCCAGATCACGATGGCCGGCGACACGCACCCCCCGTACCGGACGATCGAAGCTGACGGTTCGTTCACCGGCATCGACCCCGACATCCAGGCGGCTCTGTCCGAGCAGTTCGGCGTGCCGTTCGTCATCGAGACCGCTTCCGGGCTCGACGCCATGCTCACCGGCATGCTGTCCGGCCGCTACGACGCCTTCAACGGCCCGCTGCGCACGACAGAGGAGCGCGAAGCGGAGTTCGACACCGTCGTGTGGATGACGACCCGCACGTCGTACGTGTACCTCACCGAGCGGGAGGACGAGCTGTCGGACCCCGAGGCACTGTGCGGATCGCGCGTGTCGGGCGTGTCCGGATCCGTGTCCGAGTCCCAGCTGGAGCTCTACGCGCAGTGGTGCGCCGACAACGGCCTCGACGAGCCGACCTTCGTGGGGCTCGCCGACAGCAACGCGACGTTCCTCGCCGTCAACTCCGACCGTGCCGACTACGCCGCCACGACGCAGGGCGGCGCGATCGACCTGATGGCCGCGGACCCCGACAAGTACGACTATCTCGTGCAGACCGACGAGCAGGGGGCGGGCGTCGACCAGCTGGCGATCTTCATGCCGAAGGAGTCCGGCCTCGCCGAGCCGATGCTCGAGGCATTCCAGGCGCTGTTCGATAACGGCGAGTACGAGCGGATCATGTCCGACTGGGACATCACCGATGTCACCGTCGACGAGCCGGCGCTCAACCCGATGACGAGTGGGTGACGCACTGATGACACGCCTGGAGCAGTCGGCAGGAACGACTGCCCCCGTCGACGTCGCTGCCGCGCGCGCGAGGATCCGGCCCGGTCGGATCCTCGGCGCGGCGATCCTCGCGATCATCGCCCTCAGCGTCATCTGGTTCCTCGTCAGCAACGAGCGGTTCGAGTGGGACGTGGTCGGGCAGTACCTCTTCCACCCGAGCGTGCTCGTCGGGCTCGGAATGAGCGTCGCGTTGACCGCCGTCGGCATGATCCTCGGATCATTGCTCGGCACGTTCCTCGCGGCCGGCCAGCTGAGCGACTTCCTGCCCCTGCGCGTCGCATGCATCACGTTCGTCGGATTCTTCCGCGGCGTCCCGCCGCTCGTGCAGCTCATCTTCTGGTACAACCTCGCCTACCTGATCCCGCGGATCGAGCTCGGCGTGCCTTTCGGCCCCGAACTGTTCAGCTGGTCGACCAACGACATCATCACTCCGCTGACCGCCGCCGTCATCGGGCTGTCGCTGCACGAGTCGGCCTACATGGCGGAGATCATCCGCGGCGGAATCCTCTCGGTCGGCCAGGACCAGCGGGACGCCGCGGCAGCGATGGGCTTCGGCCGCTGGCGCACGTTCTCGCGCGTCGTGCTGCCGCAAGCGATGCGCGTGATCTTGCCCCCGGCCGGATCGCAGGTCATCGCGCTGATGAAGGGCACCTCGCTCGTCAGCGTCATCGCGATGGGCGACCTGCTCCACTCCGTGCAGGTGATCTATAACCGCACCTACGAAGTCGTCCCCATGCTGCTCGTGGCGGTCGTCTGGTACCTCATCGCTGTGACGTTGCTGACCCTCGTCCAGCGCCGCGTCGAGGACCACTTCGGCCGCGGTTCGACCCGCACCCCCACCCGGCCCCAGCGGCCGCGATCGAAGGAGGCCGTGTGATGTCCGCAGATTCGTCCGGACTCATCGTGCAGCCGAAGGTGACCGACGAGACCCCCGTGATCGAGGTCTCCGACGTGCGCAAGCGCTTCGGTGACCAGAAGGCGCTCGATGGCGTCTCGATGAGCGTCTACGAAGGCGAGGTCGTCGCGATCCTCGGCCCCAGCGGATCCGGCAAGTCGACGCTCGTGCGATGCATCGACCAGCTCGAGACGATCGACGGCGGATCCATGCGCCTCGACGGCGAGCTGCTCGGCTACGAGCGCCTCGGCGGCCACCTGCGGCCGATGACGCCCTCCGGGAAGCAGCGCCAGCAACGGCGCATGAGCATGGTGTTCCAGCAGTTCAACCTCTTCCCGCACTGGACGGTGCTGCGGAACATCACCGAGGCCCCCGTGCACGTGCACGGCGCCACGCCCGCGGCCGCCCGCACGCGCGCGCTCGAGCTGCTCGAGCGCGTGGGCCTCTCGGACAAGGCCGACGCCTACCCGCGCCACCTCTCGGGCGGGCAACAGCAGCGCGTCGCGATCGTGCGTGCGGTCGCCGTCGACCCCCGGATCCTCCTCTTCGACGAGCCGACGAGCGCGCTCGACCCGGAGCTCGTCGACGAGGTGCTGCAGACGATGAAGCAGCTCGCGCACACCGGCCGCACGATGGTCGTCGTCACCCACGAACTCGAGTTCGCCCGGAACGTCGCGGACCGCTGCGTGTTCATGGCGGACGGCCGCGTCGTCGAGGATCGTCCCGCCGACGCCTTCTTCGACGACCCACAATCCGAACGTCTCCGGACATTCCTCGCCCGATCGGGCCGCACCACGCAGCGGGAGAGCTGATGCCGAGACTCGCGATCGAGTCCGCGCGACGCCGACCTGCCCACCACTCTGTGAAGGAGACGACATGACCACGAGGCCGCTCGAAGGAAAAACGGTCATCGACCTGACGACCGCGCTGTCGGGGCCGTACGCGACCCTGCTGCTCGCGGGGCTCGGGGCGCGCGTGATCAAGGTCGAGAACCCCACGCGCGGCGGCGACACGTCGCGGAACAACTCGCCGTATGTCACCGAGGGCGGGCTGAGCCTCAGCCGCACCTCCGACGACGACATGTCGGTGTCGATGATGCTGCGCGGGCGCGGCAAGGAGTCGATCGCGCTCAATCTGAAGGATCCCGAGCACCGCGACGTGCTGCTCGACCTCATCAAGAGTGCGGACA
This genomic interval carries:
- a CDS encoding fumarylacetoacetate hydrolase family protein, yielding MRLARRGAPGAEKPVVLEGDQAFDLTPLTTDIDGDFLESGGIERVREALAAGSLPVADIDGTRVGAPVARPSAVYCVGMNYAAHAAESGSAPPENLVLFMKAPNTVVGPFDDVQIPRSSSKTDWEVELAIVIGKRASYLDSREQSIDHIAGFTIANDLSERTWQLETSGGQWGKGKSAPGFSPLGPELVTPDEVDVSDLRLRSFVNGEPRQDSRTSDLIFDVPYIVWHLSQHLTLEPGDVIMTGTPEGVALSGRFPYLKAGDVVELDIEGLGSQKQVFA
- a CDS encoding SDR family NAD(P)-dependent oxidoreductase produces the protein MSAGGTFDGLKAIVTGGASGIGAAIVERLRAEGAQVAIFDREVTDGLVDAYRVDVTDDRTVREGVAAVAEDFGGIDIVVNNAGIGAQGTIEDNDDDEWHRVYDVNVVGAVRVSRAALPHLRQSAAASIVNTCSIAATAGLPARALYGATKGAVLSLTQQMAADHLREGIRVNCVNPGTADTPWVGRLLDSAPDPDAERTALNARQPHGRLVRADEVADAVAYLASPRAGSTTGTSLAVDGGMQGLRLRPE
- a CDS encoding aldo/keto reductase translates to MGEVSRRSDLALPSFGFGAAGIGNLNRPVTDDDALAVLEAAWDAGVRYFDTAPHYGLGLSERRLGAFLRTKPRDEFVLSTKAGRLLVPNPGGENQLDVENFYHVPTVVKRQWDFSADGVRRSIEESLERLGLTSIDLVYLHDPEQSGDLERHLASGTAALADLKREGVVRASGLGSMDAGALALGAASGGLDVLMVAGRLTLLEQPALADTVPACERTGTGIVTASVFNSGLLASDQPADNPRYDYGQAPRELVDRATRIADVCRSYGVPLPAAALQYTTRISTVRTVVTGSSRAAQIRQNAEWMRLEIPEDLWAELAAESLIA
- a CDS encoding L-fuconate dehydratase, with the translated sequence MSTIVTVDTVDIRFPTSEQLDGSDAMNADPDYSAAYVEITTDADDGHSGHGFVFTIGRGNDIQTAAIRALSPHLVGRDVEAILDDMGSFWRGLVGDSQLRWLGPEKGVMHMAIGAVVNAMWDLKAKRASLPLWRLLARMSPEEIVDLIDFRYLTDALTRDDALQILRAAEPGRATREAELLEHGYPAYTTTPGWLGYSDEKLARLCREAVADGFRMIKLKVGGDVDDDIRRMRLARETVGPDIRIGTDANQRWGVDEAIEWMGRLSEFDIAWIEEPTNPDDILAHAAIAKGVAPIPVATGEHCGGRVMFKQLLQANALSVLQIDATRVAGVNENIAILLLAAKFGVPVCPHAGGVGLCEAVQHLSMFDFIAVTGTTEGRVIEYVDHLHEHFVTPTDVSGGVYHAPTAPGNGMEMLAASREEYTFRG
- a CDS encoding flavin monoamine oxidase family protein codes for the protein MRITRRTMLLGAGAGALTVLLASCTPTPAPPPEETPTREPTVTPTPVGEIPAAAAYFRTAWTTDPYAYGARSVTPVGATTADRETLANPLGNRVFFAGEATSQSAPGTIRGAVESGERAAREVSEAMGEGERVAVVGAGAAGATAARSLLEAGIDVTVLEARDRAGGRLATHDSDDWPVPPQAGAWLLGSDDTETASRMALLGVGSVAVSGVAGFSRDGEVAPPSGEDIASAIADVRAASSDVSLADAMAEAGLADSDEHDAFVASLSAMTGIDPATASSWYAPTLPDGSFDALASDVAPFVEAPLGDLDVTYSTTVSNVVHDDSGVSLRLAGGEALTYDRVIVTVPLGVLKAGAIEFDPPLSFAHRGAISALEMGAIESIWLRYDAPFWATSAAIWHVVGPARPTPTPEPTDEDPAAEDETEEPTDPTIRTWINLLPTTGEPILVGLVGGPAARVVAELDDDALLTLAAESLMPFTDPDAAED
- a CDS encoding cobalamin-independent methionine synthase II family protein, giving the protein MTRIETTTAGSLPRTSQLIEANAARTFEDDGFTLTSTPEYRELVAAAVTDVVERQRRAGITQPGDGEFGKAMSNPIDYGAWWGYSFQRVSGLELTDNSFFTYERVESTPGNIQLTSFLDRRDRELFAEAYADRSAGIGTGRNATAFPTNTGEITYTGHDKVASDVAHLTGALRDDERGFITAIAPGSAARITTSFYETENEHITAWARALREEYKAITDAGLILQLDDPSLAENWDQIQPEPTVEDYNAFTQFRIDAINEAIKGLPKEQIRLHLCWGSWHGPHATDIELKHILKTVLGANVGQISFEAANARHEHEWTVWEENKDLIPDDLVLVPGVVGHSTNLVEHPELVAQRIERFARIVGPERVVAATDCGLGGRVHEQIAWAKLASLGEGARIAGARI
- a CDS encoding Pr6Pr family membrane protein, which codes for MTARKWFAAVRFGAAALCVVALVHRQLWGLSSQTIAGQNFFAYLTIQSNIAFAIIAVIGGAIAMRRDEDPRWFTDARTVVLSWTITAGLVFALLVWQSGVRGVPMTVPWSDHVLHFLLPAIAIVAWNIGPGRRAARWRLVAFVLLYPVLWGVFTLWRGSHIGWYPYYFLDLRQVSGIPEFLGTCVIALSVFAAVACGLIALSRWRETVPDSHTRSRDMRWRWPARYRRITTHPKEML
- a CDS encoding transporter substrate-binding domain-containing protein, translating into MRLSRIAPTALVALSALALASCASDASSETGGDASQGGDANGSVNTDAPLYDALPDDIKDAGQITMAGDTHPPYRTIEADGSFTGIDPDIQAALSEQFGVPFVIETASGLDAMLTGMLSGRYDAFNGPLRTTEEREAEFDTVVWMTTRTSYVYLTEREDELSDPEALCGSRVSGVSGSVSESQLELYAQWCADNGLDEPTFVGLADSNATFLAVNSDRADYAATTQGGAIDLMAADPDKYDYLVQTDEQGAGVDQLAIFMPKESGLAEPMLEAFQALFDNGEYERIMSDWDITDVTVDEPALNPMTSG
- a CDS encoding amino acid ABC transporter permease codes for the protein MTRLEQSAGTTAPVDVAAARARIRPGRILGAAILAIIALSVIWFLVSNERFEWDVVGQYLFHPSVLVGLGMSVALTAVGMILGSLLGTFLAAGQLSDFLPLRVACITFVGFFRGVPPLVQLIFWYNLAYLIPRIELGVPFGPELFSWSTNDIITPLTAAVIGLSLHESAYMAEIIRGGILSVGQDQRDAAAAMGFGRWRTFSRVVLPQAMRVILPPAGSQVIALMKGTSLVSVIAMGDLLHSVQVIYNRTYEVVPMLLVAVVWYLIAVTLLTLVQRRVEDHFGRGSTRTPTRPQRPRSKEAV
- a CDS encoding amino acid ABC transporter ATP-binding protein: MSADSSGLIVQPKVTDETPVIEVSDVRKRFGDQKALDGVSMSVYEGEVVAILGPSGSGKSTLVRCIDQLETIDGGSMRLDGELLGYERLGGHLRPMTPSGKQRQQRRMSMVFQQFNLFPHWTVLRNITEAPVHVHGATPAAARTRALELLERVGLSDKADAYPRHLSGGQQQRVAIVRAVAVDPRILLFDEPTSALDPELVDEVLQTMKQLAHTGRTMVVVTHELEFARNVADRCVFMADGRVVEDRPADAFFDDPQSERLRTFLARSGRTTQRES